A DNA window from Lactococcus sp. S-13 contains the following coding sequences:
- a CDS encoding type II toxin-antitoxin system RelE/ParE family toxin has product MDFDYQIEYDPTVLDRISDIENYISNVLFSPVAARNRVETIFDDIAQLKKMPASYPSADKKIGVQISKTHETKFKLIVGGKYLVFFFVDENIIYISHLLPTETDYMSLFE; this is encoded by the coding sequence TTGGACTTTGACTATCAAATTGAATATGACCCAACAGTGTTGGACAGGATTTCAGACATTGAAAATTATATTTCCAATGTTCTTTTTTCTCCAGTTGCTGCAAGAAATCGAGTGGAAACTATTTTTGATGATATTGCTCAACTTAAGAAGATGCCAGCATCTTATCCAAGTGCAGACAAAAAAATCGGTGTCCAAATTTCAAAAACCCATGAAACGAAATTTAAATTGATTGTTGGCGGAAAATACCTGGTATTTTTCTTTGTCGATGAAAATATAATTTATATTTCGCATTTGTTGCCTACTGAAACAGATTATATGAGCTTGTTTGAATGA
- the relB gene encoding type II toxin-antitoxin system RelB/ParD family antitoxin, giving the protein MLLADNVFEKNTQVNFKTNDELLRAAKQIFAKKNLDITSTFNLFLQNVVAKEELPFETEAEIRRTELIEHLQKDIQQSIRNYEMGLGVSEQEARERFGL; this is encoded by the coding sequence ATGTTATTAGCAGATAATGTTTTTGAAAAAAATACGCAGGTTAATTTTAAAACGAATGATGAATTGTTGAGGGCTGCCAAGCAAATTTTTGCGAAAAAAAATTTGGATATTACTTCAACCTTTAATTTGTTTTTACAAAATGTGGTCGCAAAAGAAGAGCTTCCGTTTGAAACAGAAGCAGAAATTCGTCGTACAGAATTGATTGAACATCTCCAGAAGGATATTCAGCAAAGTATTAGAAATTACGAAATGGGATTAGGTGTTTCAGAGCAAGAAGCGAGGGAACGTTTTGGACTTTGA
- a CDS encoding oxidoreductase: protein MIHLSTLTLVFLHFTINQELWGTLQQNRPAYVPGYPEQLGVYSDAHLEGLRKTAQALKKDGNKAILQIHHAGRAAVGRHVNGLDVVAPSAIEFAFLDYPVRELTLAEIDDIILDFGKATKRAIDAGFDGVEIHGANHYLIQQFFSKLSNLRTDKWGGSLDKRMAFPLAVVKEVKTIIDEYAPKGFIVGYRISPEELHGEEVGYDYKDAISLISEVIKYELDYIHLSLGAGYNSKPKNNEKSYSQLFKQILDDETKLLIVGEVFGEESAADAVENYADLIAVARGTLLDPNFTKKIIEGKGESIIHKISPQTIEYSQLTPGLFEAFSREDSLGLPPLPGGETIQNLHTGKYDI, encoded by the coding sequence ATGATCCATCTGTCTACCCTCACTCTCGTTTTCTTACATTTTACAATAAATCAGGAGTTATGGGGAACTTTGCAACAGAACCGGCCTGCTTATGTCCCAGGATATCCTGAACAATTAGGGGTTTATTCTGACGCTCATCTTGAAGGGCTTCGAAAAACCGCACAGGCTCTAAAAAAAGATGGAAATAAAGCAATCCTTCAAATTCATCACGCTGGGCGAGCTGCTGTAGGACGTCACGTTAATGGATTAGATGTGGTGGCTCCCAGTGCTATTGAGTTTGCTTTCTTAGATTATCCTGTTCGTGAACTCACACTAGCAGAGATTGACGATATTATTCTCGATTTCGGTAAAGCCACAAAAAGAGCAATTGACGCTGGGTTTGATGGTGTCGAAATTCATGGCGCAAATCATTATTTAATCCAACAATTTTTCTCAAAACTTTCTAATCTTCGTACAGATAAATGGGGCGGATCACTTGATAAACGAATGGCATTTCCTTTAGCTGTAGTTAAAGAAGTTAAAACGATTATTGATGAATATGCTCCTAAAGGCTTTATTGTTGGTTACCGTATCTCTCCTGAAGAGCTTCACGGGGAAGAGGTTGGATATGATTATAAAGATGCAATCTCCCTCATTTCTGAAGTGATTAAATATGAACTTGACTACATCCATCTTTCATTAGGGGCAGGGTATAACTCGAAACCTAAAAATAATGAAAAGTCTTATTCACAATTATTTAAACAAATTTTAGATGATGAAACGAAACTTTTAATCGTTGGCGAGGTCTTTGGGGAAGAAAGTGCGGCTGATGCTGTCGAAAATTATGCTGATCTTATTGCGGTAGCTCGTGGGACACTACTTGATCCTAACTTTACTAAAAAAATTATTGAAGGAAAAGGAGAGTCGATTATCCATAAAATTAGTCCTCAAACAATTGAATACTCTCAACTAACTCCTGGACTATTTGAAGCTTTTAGCCGCGAAGATAGCCTTGGGCTTCCCCCATTACCAGGTGGTGAAACGATCCAAAATTTACATACTGGAAAATACGATATCTGA
- a CDS encoding type I toxin-antitoxin system Fst family toxin, whose product MFWRLTQISPRRGGDFVFLDFFKYVIAPILVGIALKLFSRWLKEKDNDD is encoded by the coding sequence ATGTTTTGGCGCTTAACCCAAATCTCGCCTAGGAGAGGAGGTGATTTTGTGTTCCTAGACTTCTTCAAATACGTCATTGCTCCAATCTTAGTTGGAATAGCACTCAAGCTATTTTCTCGTTGGTTGAAAGAGAAAGATAATGACGATTAG
- a CDS encoding helicase-related protein gives MKSQQVAQIVHEIWQRTAENHSTQLIFSDIGTPKGTRKVTEDNLSADDFDYKFSVYSDIRQRLENLGVPSHEIAFIHDYPTDKQRASLFDRVRKGEIRVLFASTQKGGTGVNIQDRLVAVHHVDAPWKPSDIEQRNGRIIRQGNLNPIVEIHHYVTTGTFDTFMWQIQEQKLTYINQIRTRKSKSRTVDDLDELVLNASEIKAIATKNPFIREKMDLENKLVKLSILRNNFYSSKNADRLEIQRLESNLPGIERYYEKALIDSSVASEFHSMDADNFSLKLDGYFFTDKAKAGDYISQKAYHASETITLGEYGGFELLVKPNVNTDIMAEPTIYLVGQNSYSTKVNPSSGSGTMIRIDNLLKRTIVNATKNQGEQIEGMKVQIKQLKAKENLIFEKEEEFQQITHDLSVINTNIELGKTAEKAETPMIPTSKLPQINIDNELEME, from the coding sequence TTGAAGAGTCAACAAGTTGCCCAAATCGTTCATGAAATTTGGCAAAGAACGGCAGAAAATCATTCCACTCAACTTATCTTTTCTGATATAGGGACGCCAAAAGGAACGAGGAAAGTAACCGAAGATAATTTATCTGCAGATGACTTCGATTATAAATTTAGTGTCTATTCCGATATACGTCAAAGGCTTGAAAATCTTGGTGTTCCAAGTCATGAGATAGCCTTTATTCACGACTACCCGACAGATAAGCAACGTGCCTCTCTTTTTGATAGAGTTCGCAAAGGAGAAATTAGAGTCCTTTTTGCCTCAACTCAAAAAGGAGGAACAGGTGTAAATATTCAAGATCGTTTAGTAGCTGTTCATCACGTTGATGCACCTTGGAAACCAAGTGATATTGAACAACGAAATGGACGTATTATTCGACAAGGGAATCTTAATCCTATTGTTGAGATTCATCACTACGTAACAACAGGAACGTTTGATACTTTCATGTGGCAAATTCAAGAACAAAAATTGACCTATATCAATCAAATTAGAACCCGTAAAAGTAAGAGTCGTACCGTGGATGACTTAGATGAGCTTGTCCTTAATGCGAGCGAAATTAAGGCAATTGCAACAAAAAATCCATTCATCAGAGAGAAAATGGACTTAGAAAATAAATTGGTTAAACTTTCAATTCTAAGAAACAACTTTTACTCTAGTAAGAATGCGGATAGACTAGAAATTCAACGTTTAGAAAGTAATTTACCTGGAATTGAGCGTTACTATGAAAAAGCCTTAATAGACAGCTCAGTTGCTAGTGAGTTTCATAGTATGGATGCTGATAACTTCAGTTTAAAGCTTGATGGATATTTCTTTACTGACAAAGCTAAAGCAGGAGACTATATTTCGCAGAAAGCCTATCATGCTTCAGAAACGATTACTTTAGGGGAATATGGAGGTTTTGAACTCTTAGTTAAACCAAACGTCAATACTGATATTATGGCTGAACCAACAATTTATCTTGTCGGACAAAATTCATATTCTACCAAAGTTAACCCTTCAAGTGGTTCAGGGACAATGATTCGGATTGATAATTTGCTTAAACGAACAATTGTTAATGCTACTAAAAATCAAGGAGAACAAATCGAAGGGATGAAAGTTCAAATTAAACAGCTAAAAGCAAAAGAAAATCTTATCTTTGAAAAAGAAGAAGAATTTCAGCAAATCACTCATGACTTGTCAGTTATCAATACAAATATTGAATTAGGAAAAACAGCTGAAAAAGCAGAAACTCCGATGATTCCAACCTCAAAACTTCCACAAATTAATATTGACAATGAATTAGAAATGGAATAA
- the oppF gene encoding murein tripeptide/oligopeptide ABC transporter ATP-binding protein OppF yields the protein MSEILNLKDLKVYYPIRSGFFNRVTDNVLAVDGVDLTIHEGETVGLVGESGSGKSTIGKTIVGLEQMTSGQLIYKGQDVSKKRVRNQLKYNKDVQMIFQDAFSSLNPRKTIYDIIAEPIRNFEKLDANTENKRIHELLDIVGLPKQALEQYPFQFSGGQQQRIGIARAVATNPKLIVADEPVSALDLSVQAQVLNFMKLIQKDLGIAFLFISHDLGVVRHMTDNIAVMHNGRIVEKGTRRDIFDEPQHIYTKRLLSAIPSIDVTRRAENRKNRLKVEQDFEDKKANFYDKDGHALPLKKLSESHWAALPKGGENVESNY from the coding sequence GTGAGCGAAATTCTTAATTTAAAGGACTTAAAAGTTTATTATCCTATTCGATCTGGTTTCTTTAATCGAGTGACAGATAATGTTTTAGCCGTTGATGGAGTAGATTTAACGATTCATGAAGGAGAAACTGTCGGTTTAGTTGGTGAATCTGGCTCTGGAAAATCAACGATTGGCAAAACAATTGTTGGTTTAGAACAAATGACATCAGGACAATTGATTTATAAAGGACAAGATGTCAGCAAGAAAAGGGTAAGGAATCAACTCAAATACAATAAAGATGTTCAAATGATTTTTCAAGATGCTTTTTCTAGTTTGAATCCCCGGAAAACAATTTACGATATCATCGCGGAGCCTATTCGAAATTTTGAAAAATTAGATGCTAATACAGAAAATAAACGGATTCATGAATTATTGGATATTGTTGGACTACCTAAACAAGCTTTAGAGCAGTATCCTTTCCAATTTTCTGGAGGTCAACAACAAAGAATTGGAATCGCACGGGCAGTTGCTACTAATCCTAAGTTAATTGTGGCAGATGAACCAGTTTCAGCATTAGACTTATCTGTTCAAGCTCAGGTTTTGAATTTCATGAAGCTCATTCAAAAGGACTTGGGAATTGCATTTCTTTTTATTTCTCATGATTTAGGGGTTGTCCGCCATATGACTGATAATATCGCAGTCATGCACAACGGTCGAATTGTCGAAAAAGGAACACGAAGAGATATTTTTGATGAGCCACAGCACATTTATACTAAACGACTTTTATCTGCTATCCCTTCGATTGATGTTACAAGAAGAGCGGAAAATCGGAAAAACCGTCTAAAAGTTGAACAAGACTTTGAGGATAAAAAAGCAAACTTTTATGATAAAGATGGACACGCTTTGCCCTTAAAAAAATTAAGTGAAAGTCATTGGGCTGCTTTGCCAAAAGGAGGGGAAAATGTGGAAAGTAATTATTAG
- the oppD gene encoding murein tripeptide/oligopeptide ABC transporter ATP-binding protein OppD has product MESENILEAKQVSVAFRIAGKFQKAIYDIDLSLRRGEVLAIVGESGSGKSTLATAVMGLHNPNQTQITGSILLDEEEVIGKTGDSMASIRGSKVGMIFQNPLTALNPLMKIGQQIKEMLAVHDVYPENQYESRIFQLLEQVGILNPKRVVNQFPHQLSGGMRQRVMIAIAIANDPNLIIADEPTTALDVTIQAQILDLILEVQKKKNAGVILITHDLGVVAEVADTVAVMYAGQLVEKASVEELFQNPKHPYTRSLLRSNPSAETVSDDLYVIPGSVPSLSEIEYDKDLFLARVPWMKEEAQKVISEKMTEISPNHFVRGQAWEKFEFPDQKLKGGEK; this is encoded by the coding sequence ATGGAAAGTGAAAATATTTTGGAAGCAAAACAAGTGAGTGTTGCCTTTCGGATTGCTGGTAAATTTCAAAAAGCAATTTATGATATTGATTTAAGTCTTAGACGTGGTGAAGTTTTAGCCATTGTTGGGGAATCAGGTTCTGGGAAATCAACTTTGGCAACTGCTGTTATGGGATTACACAACCCAAATCAAACTCAAATTACAGGCTCCATTTTATTGGATGAGGAAGAAGTGATTGGTAAAACGGGTGACTCCATGGCAAGTATTCGAGGAAGTAAAGTTGGAATGATTTTTCAAAATCCACTCACTGCGCTTAATCCATTGATGAAAATTGGGCAGCAAATCAAGGAAATGTTGGCCGTGCATGATGTTTATCCAGAAAATCAGTATGAAAGTAGAATCTTTCAACTTTTAGAACAAGTAGGAATTCTAAACCCTAAAAGAGTCGTTAATCAATTTCCTCACCAACTTTCAGGCGGGATGAGACAAAGAGTAATGATTGCAATAGCCATTGCCAATGACCCAAATTTGATTATTGCTGATGAGCCAACGACTGCTTTAGACGTTACTATTCAAGCTCAGATTTTAGACTTGATTTTAGAAGTACAAAAGAAGAAGAATGCTGGGGTTATTCTAATTACTCATGATTTAGGAGTTGTTGCTGAAGTTGCTGATACAGTGGCGGTGATGTATGCCGGACAACTCGTCGAAAAAGCTTCTGTTGAAGAGCTTTTTCAAAATCCCAAACATCCCTACACCCGGTCACTTTTGCGTTCAAATCCATCTGCCGAAACAGTTTCGGATGATTTATATGTGATTCCAGGGTCCGTGCCTTCTCTGTCAGAAATTGAGTATGACAAAGATTTATTTCTAGCTCGAGTACCTTGGATGAAAGAAGAAGCTCAAAAAGTAATTTCGGAAAAAATGACTGAAATTTCTCCAAATCATTTTGTTCGAGGTCAGGCTTGGGAAAAATTTGAATTTCCAGATCAAAAATTGAAAGGGGGTGAAAAGTGA
- a CDS encoding IS6-like element IS1216 family transposase: MNHFKGKQFQQDVIIVAVGYYLRYNLSYREVQEILYDRGINVSHTTIYRWVQEYGKLLYQIWKKKNKKSFYSWKMDETYIKIKGKWHYLYRATDADGLTLDIWLRKKRDTQAAYAFLKRLVKQFDEPKVVVTDKAPSITSAFKKLKEYGFYQGTEHRTIKYLNNLIEQDHRPVKRRNKFYRSLRTASPTIKGMEAIRGLYKKTRKEGTLFGFSVCTEIKVLLGIPA; this comes from the coding sequence ATGAATCATTTTAAAGGAAAGCAATTTCAGCAGGATGTGATTATTGTAGCCGTGGGCTACTATCTTCGTTATAACCTTAGCTATCGTGAAGTTCAAGAAATCTTATATGATCGTGGCATTAACGTTTCTCATACGACGATTTATCGTTGGGTGCAAGAATATGGCAAACTACTCTATCAAATTTGGAAAAAGAAAAATAAAAAATCCTTTTATTCATGGAAAATGGATGAAACGTACATCAAAATTAAAGGAAAATGGCATTATTTGTATCGAGCCACCGATGCAGATGGTTTAACCTTGGATATTTGGTTACGTAAAAAACGGGACACACAAGCAGCCTATGCTTTTCTTAAGCGGTTAGTGAAGCAGTTTGATGAACCGAAGGTTGTAGTCACAGATAAAGCCCCCTCTATTACAAGTGCCTTTAAGAAACTAAAAGAATACGGCTTTTATCAAGGGACAGAACATCGTACCATTAAATACCTGAATAATTTGATTGAACAAGACCATCGTCCAGTAAAGAGACGCAATAAATTCTATCGAAGTTTACGCACTGCCTCACCCACGATTAAAGGCATGGAAGCCATCCGAGGATTATATAAGAAAACCCGAAAAGAAGGCACTCTCTTCGGGTTTTCGGTCTGTACTGAAATCAAGGTATTATTGGGAATCCCAGCTTAA
- a CDS encoding IS6 family transposase: protein MDHFKGKQFQKDVIIVAVGYYLRYNLSYREVQELLYDRGINVCHTTIYRWVQEYSKVLYHLWKKKNRQSFYSWKMDETYIKIKGRWHYLYRAIDSDGLTLDIWLRKKRDTQAAYAFLKRLHKQFGQPRVIVTDKAPSISSAFRKLQINGLYTKTEHRTVKYLNNLIEQDHRPIKRRNKFYRSLRTASTTIKGMETIRGIYKKNRRNGTLFGFSVSTEIKVLMGIPA, encoded by the coding sequence ATGGATCATTTCAAAGGGAAACAATTTCAAAAAGATGTGATTATTGTCGCTGTTGGTTACTACCTGCGTTACAATCTGAGCTATCGTGAAGTTCAAGAACTACTGTATGATCGTGGAATAAATGTTTGTCACACTACGATTTATCGCTGGGTTCAAGAGTACAGTAAAGTCCTCTATCATCTTTGGAAGAAGAAAAATAGACAGTCCTTCTATTCGTGGAAAATGGATGAAACCTATATCAAAATTAAAGGACGTTGGCATTATCTCTATCGTGCAATTGATTCTGATGGATTAACTTTAGACATTTGGTTACGAAAGAAACGGGATACTCAGGCGGCTTATGCTTTCTTAAAACGGCTCCATAAACAATTTGGACAACCTAGAGTGATTGTAACCGATAAAGCACCATCGATTAGCTCTGCATTCAGAAAGCTACAGATTAACGGTTTATATACCAAGACAGAACATCGGACAGTTAAGTATCTCAATAATTTAATTGAGCAGGACCATCGTCCAATTAAGCGCCGTAATAAATTTTATCGAAGTTTACGAACTGCCTCAACCACGATTAAGGGCATGGAGACTATTCGAGGAATATACAAAAAGAACCGAAGAAACGGAACGCTCTTCGGATTTTCGGTGTCGACTGAAATTAAAGTTCTGATGGGGATCCCAGCATAG
- a CDS encoding replication initiation protein → MHEIVQYHNDFNTVPLRGFNEREKRIVMALLHEVKGKDTQVVQLDFNTLRGLVGWDEKNGKRNSSEFVKYLETLSEKIMTLRGTLRSESGLKVVKFSLFPTFIIDGEDTQTLKVSINPEFKYLTNIFDMFTAFELEDYNKMSTSYGQELYRLIKQFRTTGFYRVKVEDLRHLLSVPKSYTNADMDRKVFSKTTIIDLTNAFPNFKIKQERGTGRGRPIIGYTGSVAKFPKRV, encoded by the coding sequence ATGCACGAAATAGTTCAATATCATAATGATTTTAATACTGTCCCTCTTAGAGGGTTCAATGAACGTGAAAAACGAATTGTAATGGCTCTCCTTCATGAAGTCAAAGGAAAGGACACTCAAGTTGTACAACTCGACTTTAATACTTTGCGTGGACTTGTTGGATGGGACGAAAAAAATGGAAAAAGGAATTCATCTGAATTTGTTAAGTATCTTGAAACACTATCTGAAAAAATCATGACACTTCGAGGAACTCTAAGAAGTGAGAGCGGACTAAAAGTCGTTAAATTTAGTCTATTTCCAACATTTATTATTGACGGCGAGGACACACAAACTCTGAAAGTTTCTATAAATCCTGAATTCAAGTATCTTACAAATATTTTTGATATGTTTACTGCCTTTGAGTTAGAAGACTATAACAAAATGAGTACAAGCTATGGACAAGAACTCTATCGATTAATCAAACAATTTAGAACAACTGGCTTTTATCGAGTGAAAGTAGAAGATTTGAGGCACTTACTTTCTGTTCCAAAAAGCTACACCAATGCGGATATGGATAGAAAAGTCTTTTCTAAAACCACTATCATTGACCTTACAAATGCTTTCCCTAACTTTAAAATCAAGCAAGAGCGAGGCACAGGTCGAGGACGTCCAATCATTGGTTATACCGGTTCTGTTGCAAAGTTTCCCAAAAGAGTATAG